The region GTTTTCCCTCGCATAGGGGTTGAGTTTGACTACTAGTAAATCAGTCTGCATTTCTTGCGTCAATGAAACTTTAAAACAGAACTTTATCTAAAAGTTATTTTAGATTTGCGGGAATTATGTCTATATGAATGAGTAATtaagttctttgtttgtttaaataattatgtGTCTTAGTGCTGTGAATTGACTCAAGGTGTTTTTAGATTCGTTTTTAATTTAGtatcaatgttttttgtttttttttctttcaatgtaATGGGACACTTTCGAATTGAGGTAAACAGTACGGTTTATGCAGAAGTGAGGAAACGCCGCCCCCTGGAGTCGAAATTAGGCAGTGCTTGTTTGTGCTGAGCTACTGAATGAATCAATGTTTTTCTGGCTTAAATTGTTTATGCCTATGTCTAGATCtgcatccaaaatgctgctcaTCCTGTTCGGAGTCCTTGTTTTTCACCTCATCGTTCTCATTCTTCTCATTGTGTCTACAGCATCCAGTGTAAGCAATTACATTATAAGTGAATTTTACAAAGTATTTAAGGCTACAGCTGTTTTAATGAGTGACAGTTAGGTGATATGGTTTTTGGAAAGAGGCATATCATGTCCATGTTTATGatggtgtgtgtgttgtgtttgtttcttttcagaAATGGACTGTAGAATCACAAGGACACTCCGATCTGTGGTATAACTGCCGCTCACATTCTCAAGGCTACCGCTGCTCGCAGGCCAGCAATGAAGGTCTGTATGAACTCCAGAAcagcaaacattttctgttgttgttaTGGATTATGAAGCATAAATTTCAtcctttctgctttttcttagaTTGGATCCAGGCTGTGCAAGCTCTCATGATCCTGTCTGTAGTCTTCTGCTTCGCCTCCCTGATCGCTTTCATGTATCAGCTGTTCAGACTGGTGAAGGGTGGGCGCTTCTACTTCACCTCCATCTTCCAGATCTTGGCGAGTGAGTATGACTTCATCACTGAGAGGGGTCACACCCTGAAAGGAAGCGGGCTGAACTATGGTGTCATCTGCAGTCTCcctcatctctctctctctcattttgaaaaaaaaaaatgtttaccaggtgtgtttgtgatgTGCGGGGCAATCATCTACACCATTATGAGACCGGATAGTCACAGACAGTACGGCTACGCTTACGTGCTGGCCTGGGTGGCGTTCCCTCTGAGTCTCTTCAGTGGCCTCATTTATCTCATACTGAGGAAGAAGGAGTGAGAGCAGCATCAGCGCGTGGAGGAAACAGAAGGAGTATTTAGGAAGACCCTCATCACAACATCGCATTG is a window of Girardinichthys multiradiatus isolate DD_20200921_A chromosome Y, DD_fGirMul_XY1, whole genome shotgun sequence DNA encoding:
- the LOC124864220 gene encoding peripheral myelin protein 22-like, which gives rise to MLLILFGVLVFHLIVLILLIVSTASSKWTVESQGHSDLWYNCRSHSQGYRCSQASNEDWIQAVQALMILSVVFCFASLIAFMYQLFRLVKGGRFYFTSIFQILASVFVMCGAIIYTIMRPDSHRQYGYAYVLAWVAFPLSLFSGLIYLILRKKE